The Arachis hypogaea cultivar Tifrunner chromosome 14, arahy.Tifrunner.gnm2.J5K5, whole genome shotgun sequence genome has a segment encoding these proteins:
- the LOC112742391 gene encoding uncharacterized protein: protein MVKECNLGLRGAGIERKVQLQELECLRLEAYENSWLYKEKVKVVHDRNIKRREFRVRDLVLLYNSRLRLMPKKLRFRWEGPYRVEKVEPYGVFHLSHPSSPIFFKVNGHRLKLYHGEKLKNNKELEIFLLKDPAQKED from the coding sequence ATGGTGAAGGAATGCAACTTAGGATTGAGGGGAGCCGGCATTGAAAGGAAGGTGCAGCTGCAGGAATTAGAGTGCCTTCGACTAGAGGCGTATGAGAATTCATGGCTCTACAAAGAAAAGGTGAAGGTGGTACATGACAGGaatatcaagaggagagagtttagAGTTAGGGATTtggtcctcctctacaactcaagactaAGACTCATGCCAAAAAAGTTGAGGTTTAGGTGGGAAGGACCCTACagggtggagaaggttgagcctTATGGAGTCTTCCATCTGAGTCATCCGTCAAGCCCCATCTTCTTCAAGGTGAATGGCCaccgcttaaagctatatcacgGTGAGAAGCTGAAGAAcaacaaggagctagagatcttcctcctgAAGGATCCA